The Salvelinus alpinus chromosome 30, SLU_Salpinus.1, whole genome shotgun sequence genomic interval AATACTTTCTAAAGATACTTTATATGGGTCGTTCCACGAAAACAGTGTCTTTTGTGTCCCTTTGATGtgttaagtagaaattgtgcaccaaaattgaattttaaaagcctgttatattacatgaagtgccctttaatatagaccacattgagaattcaataaatctgtTTTTTAATATGAATAaggacttgctaaagtgccaaattTCCGCATGTCCCTCCGTGCATCCTCTGTGACTTCAAGGAAGATTTTGACCCACTTAACCCCCAAAacttaaaaaaatacaattatcaCTATTTTAAatccctagttattttgttgtatTGACTAAGTCATTTCggaatattattatttatttcatgtgatcaGTGAATAATTTACGTCTTTCGCTCATTTTAAGTTCAACCCTGTTACATGAACTGAACTCTATTTAACATGGTGAAACTATTCTTGAGATATTTTTTTAGTCAAATAGTAGTGTAAAAGCTGGTGAGTTGGTAACTACTTTTTTTGacaattttctggtgttttgtggtggaaactAAGTGGGTCTAGCTTAACACGTCAAACCTGTTATCTGTCGATTAACCTAacatagcaggtgtaaaagaaacatCTGAGCGGCGTTTCTTTCTTTCTGGTCCTGACGAGAAAAAATACTGtcgggggaggttctcttctgcactgttgaaccgatccagtaaatgtggaggaggagttaagatggagtgtcacCTTGTTAATGCTCGAAAGCGGGAAATCGCATCACAGGCTCTCTTTctatttcccctgaaaaccagaTGCATGAGGGTGCCCAtagacaagcaaaacatttttattaaaagcccagtgcagttaaaaacatgatttccctgtgttttatatatatttccacactatgaggttggaataagaCCCGATACCTTTATTTTGGTTACAGGGTCTAAAAATGCAGGcttcatgacttggactcgaggtGGGATTTAATATACCATGTTTTCTTACCCCCTACCCCTTTCAGATATACAAAAACGCAGGTTTAAAAAAAGGTGGGATGGTAAAAAAAAGTGGGATTTGTGTCTGTGTATGAAAGGGGTATATCACTTATACCACAACCAATACTTTATAAGGATATTTTATTACATTTGACAGGAGGAAAAACACAAAGATTCAATGCTTGACATTACAATGTTATAAAAACAGCAATGATTATTATAGTACACATTTTTGGCACAATCATAGGCTGTCCTTGAGGGTCAGAATATGACTGAACCAGACTAAAAAGATCATAAAAGCAAGAATATAGTACACACAGTAGCTTTAAATACATGTAAATTCATCTCCTACATGGAATTGGTTTTGAACATCTgtgtgtttctttttttgttgttgtaagatTTTATCAACCGCATCACACCTTCCCTGACACACAAGCTCACCCCCCAGCATCACTCTCTGGCaacatggcctccaactgcaccattttgtttctctccattgcccacacactttcaacatttagataagAAAGCATTTGACATTTCCATTGTGTTAAGGATGGAAGGTTAGTTGATTTCCagttaagtatatattttttcaagaaGATTGACAAGAAAAGTATTGTCCAACTCATTGGGTATCTCCaggggtggaaaaagtacccaattgtcatacttcagtaaaagtaaagataccttaatagaaaatgactcaagtaaaagtgaaagttacccagGAACAAATactgcttgagtaaaagtctaaaagtattttgttttaaatatacttaagtatcaaaagtaaatgtaattgctcaaatatacttaaagtatcaaaagtaaaaatataaaatatttcaaattccttatattaagccaaccagatggcaccattttcttgtttttttattcacAGATAGCCAGgagaacactccaacactcagacatcacacatgaagcatgtgtgtttagtgaatgTGCCCGATCAGAGGCAATAGGAAGGACCAGGGATGTTGGACCATTTTCatgtgtgtgaattggactattttcctgtcctgctaagcattcaaaatgtaacaagtacttttggttgtcagtaGTACtttagaatatttgtatttaagtactttacatcactgggtatctcactgcactctcatatgccatgtctttaAATATGCGGACAGACAGATTTAAAGTAAatgtacattgtaatacttcCTATAACTTTTGGACGTTATAAcattcccagaaagcatggatcattgagtcattgttagttttataATTAAGACATGATTCTGCCATTGTACTGTAGAATTCGTGAATTTTGTCTCCTGTATAATGCATTCTATACTTTAGTTTATACTGAATAAAGCGTACATTTTCATTAACTGTAATTTCATTAGCTatgttccaacattccctccatcGTGTGCCAATATCAGTTCCTTTTAAGTCTTGGAtccaatagtttatatttttttctcagagattgtcagttggataggctctctgcaaAGTTTTATATAGCTTACCTATCATATGAAtatccttttctgactcaaataggattccctcaaGATTACTCTGATGCCCAAAAGATTTGAAATATACATTTTGTgatgtatttgaaaatatctacCTTGGTCAATCTAAAATTGCTTTTTAATGTAatcatggaaataaatgtatttccaaTTATCAAGTCATTTACGGTTTCAATGCCTGAAATTTTCCATGCGGACCAATTTATCTGTGAATTCAGAAAAGCTACCAAGGAttgtgtttttagggagtgatattgTTTCTTGTAGAATACGTCTCCTACACGTCTCCTACATGTTTCTAATACTATCTGCAAACCATTTCCTCATGACTCATCACTCAAaaatattatatagtacctgatTTCAAATTCAAAATGTAATATTTCCAGCTGAGTCTAAGCATAAACATTCCAGACATTTTCAAAGACAGAAAAAGTAGATCATTTTTCCTCTCTGAATAAACAAAACAATTATATGCAGTTATTTTAATACTGTGCCACTTGTTGCTGTACTATGTACTCTAGACAAATTTTTGTTTAGGCACAAGATAGTTTATAATAATCAAAATTAGATTAACAGCTCGTGAGATGGAAGTTTACACTCAAAGCGTTGTCAAAGGCTGGTTTGTCAGTCACTCAGTTTTAAAACCTAAGTCTGTATCTAAACTGGATGTCTCTTTTTGGCTGCATGGACCCAAAGCCCCAGCGCTTGGTGTCAATATCAGGTATCTTTTCATCTGGGTTCTTGAGCTCAAAATCAAAGTATGTGAGCATGAGGAAGACAAACTGCTTCAACTCGTTGGTGGCGAAGAAGCGTCCTGGGCACATAGTGATCCCAGCACCCCACGGCATGTTGTAGTATTTAATTTTTTTCCCACCTTTGTAAAAGTCAGTCTTTTTACCCCCATCTGCGGTCAGGAAGCGGTCATACTTGTAGGTGAGTGGGTCCGGGTGGACCTCCGGGTCCATCTGGACGGCAGTGTAAGGAAACAGGGCtactctgtctccttctctgatACGGTACTCGCTTCCGTCGGCCATCTTGAGGGACATGTCCTGGAGCACGGCCCTGGTGAGGACGGGGGCGGTGGTGAGGCGGAGGGTCTCCTCCACGGCGCTGTCCAGGATTGGCGTCTTTTGTAGCATGTCCCGGGTTAGATCGATAAAGGGACCTTCGTGCTTCCCCTCCTGGCCTGTCTCCTTCAGCACCTCATCCACCTCCTTCTTCACGGCCCCCATTGCGTCTGGGTGCTTCATGAGGTAGAAGAGCAGCCAGAAGGCAGTAGGGCCTGTGTTGCCCTGTGAGGCCCAAAGGAGAAGAAACATGTACCTGTCCTGCATGAAGTCTTCCATACCGTgctcctccctatcctgctgcTGCTCGCGCACCCAGACACTGATGTTCTCCTTGGTCTTCACCTTCTGCACTGACAGCATGTTCCAGAACAGCCTCTTCagcctctccgcctctctcttctcccatgGAGGCAGGACCCCATAGGCCAGATTGGGGAAGAGCTGGTCATACTTACGGAACTCAAGGAAGAGCTCCTGGGACTCCACTCTGTCGACCTCTCTGGCTTTCTCTATGCTCTCTGTGGATTTTGGTGTCTCATTACCGAACAGAGCCAGGTAACCTGCCCTGAAGACAATGTTGTAGCTGTAGCTGAACAGACCGTCCTCATTCCAGGTCATATGGTTATTATCCTCTGTCCCTACATTGTGCAGCATCAGATTCTGTAGGTTGCTCATCATAGCCTGTGTCATGACCACTAAACCATCCCCCATCAGGTGCTTGTTGCTGGACATCTGAGGAAACCTGTGGTCGGAGTGGTAACCAAACACTTTCTGAACCAGATTTTGTGCAAACTTGCTGAAGTCCAGTTTGGTGCGGGCCTCCTTCACAATCGTCCCGAAGGACCGAGGGTCCATAAGGAATGTGAAGTAGAATCCTCCCAGCTGCACAGTGAAAATATCCCCATGCTTCCTCTTCATCCTCTCCAGGAACTTTGCTGTATCCCTGCGGAACTCAAGGACATGGCCCAGCCAGGGGATGGGGCCCCGGTCCAGGGGGGGTTCCCCTGGTCGACACCACCTGAAGGCCCCCAGGAGGTAGAGTCCCCCCAAGACAGAGGCTAACAGAGCCAGAAGGATCGGCAGCAGAAAGCCCATTTTCCTTTCCTCTTCGTTCTTTCAGAGCACATCTGCGCCCTCAGCTGAAGTGTATTTTGTCTTTTCAATACCCATGACTCATGCTCCTCCCCCATTCCTTTCACAGTGAGAGTACCATTAGTATTCTAAGCACTAAGAACTTTTACAGACTCAGTAAGGATGTAagcattgttgttgttttttgacaCTTCATTTAATAGCACAGAATGCTCAGATATGTTGGACTTTCCCATGAAACTTTAatagaacattaatatcttatattGTATGTTTGGTgtgacgttgatggaatattctcctaaccctctaAACAGGACACAGGAATGTTCTTGCAATGTTTCTATGAAACATGTCTAGAATATTATTATCAAGGAAAAGCATTGTTTAAACATAGCTCTGCCTCAAGCATATGTATTTAGACGGCTCAGGGCCAGGACCATGCAGGTTTCAGCTGTTTTCAGTTAGGAGCCTACAGAGAGATTTTGAGATAGAAAAAACTTAATAGATCACATGTGTAGAGAGAACCTCTCTCAGATTTGTAATAGTGTTGCATTTTGGGCCTTTATGCTGTATCATACCATAAAGAGCAGTGGAGCCAGCCCCAAAACAAGATCATTGAGAAGAGAGGTAAGATTGAAGAAGACATGCACATACCCAAGATATCCCCAAGTCCTCCTGAATCCCTAACAAGGCATGAGTGCAAAAACAAAACAAGAACCCCAAAATGGTCATGCCATCTATTTGCAACTATTTAAAGCCTTTGATTAAATCTGATGATTTTATGGATAGAGGCATACAACTATAATGGCCATGCTCCTTTAAACCATCCATAGACTTTTGTTGTTTCTATGTTTCTTCATTGTGACTAGaagtgacttttcgtagcaggttaggagagcattttagctaactcttctcctaaccttaacctaattctcctaaccggCTACATGAATTATTCTAACCTGCTGCATAAgttttcctaacctgctacattaattattctaacctgctgcgtaagttctcctaacctgctacattaattattctaacctgctgtgtaagttctcctaacctgctacgttaattcttctaacctgctgcgtaagttctcctaacctgctacgaaaaagtcACTTCTGGTCTTAGTTGTATACTACCAAGTCAGAGCCATGTTTCTCAACCTACGACTTTTGTAACATTCAAACCTTGTGTAGGCTACAGATCTCTACATCTGTTGTTGTTTTACTCTCCCTTTGTATTCTCTTCCGACCTCGTTCCCAAACAACGTTCAAAAGAAAACCACAGACATCCTGAGCGATGTGTAACTTGAGTCACTGACAAAACACACCAGCCTCTCGGCAACTAACCCCCTGCCCCTCCTCCTAAAATCAACAGGAATtcagcaacaaacaaaaaaaagtcTGCTTTCACCTTTTGTCTCAGGGATTACAGAACAGATCCTGCTTTGCAGAATTGTGGGTTTGCATCTTTTCTCAGTACGAGCTTGGCTGTGAATCCTTTGGCCGTTCCCATCTGATTACTGAAAACGGTCATATTTCTTCAGCAAGTGTTTCAGTGTTTGGTCTGTGCCTTTTTCTGGGAAATGTTAATTATGCATTTTCAAGTCACaccatttacattttattttggaCAGCCATTCTCTGACAAATAATGGGGGAATAGTTCCAGGCACTACATACTGCTGCACTTTTTGCTCGTCATAGCTCACTCTGATCTGCAAAACCCCCATTGGGATCaatctctctcttgagtatgtctTCAGCAACACATTTGTTTTCTTCAGCTTGATAACCTTGAAATGCTCATTGTAGACAGTTATAGACACTGCAGATCCTGTGTCAAGCTCCATTTTGAGGGTTGTGCCTTTGTTTTCTGGTGCCGCCCATATTATGCTACTGCTGGGAGAAGTCACTGGtcgtgtccgaatacccatacctGCGTTTTAAATAGTAGGCCATTTGAGTATGTGAAAACATTATGTTTAATAATATGCAACATTTCAAAAATCGAGAATACTTTAAATGCCCAGATGTCATACTAATTTTGGCAGACTTTTCCACAATGCATTGGAAGATGTGGACTTCGAGTGACAGACCCTAGATCTCTTGAAGTAGCTAAACAACAAAACTAAGGCTCCTTACTTGGGAAG includes:
- the LOC139560060 gene encoding 5-beta-cholestane-3-alpha,7-alpha-diol 12-alpha-hydroxylase-like, yielding MGFLLPILLALLASVLGGLYLLGAFRWCRPGEPPLDRGPIPWLGHVLEFRRDTAKFLERMKRKHGDIFTVQLGGFYFTFLMDPRSFGTIVKEARTKLDFSKFAQNLVQKVFGYHSDHRFPQMSSNKHLMGDGLVVMTQAMMSNLQNLMLHNVGTEDNNHMTWNEDGLFSYSYNIVFRAGYLALFGNETPKSTESIEKAREVDRVESQELFLEFRKYDQLFPNLAYGVLPPWEKREAERLKRLFWNMLSVQKVKTKENISVWVREQQQDREEHGMEDFMQDRYMFLLLWASQGNTGPTAFWLLFYLMKHPDAMGAVKKEVDEVLKETGQEGKHEGPFIDLTRDMLQKTPILDSAVEETLRLTTAPVLTRAVLQDMSLKMADGSEYRIREGDRVALFPYTAVQMDPEVHPDPLTYKYDRFLTADGGKKTDFYKGGKKIKYYNMPWGAGITMCPGRFFATNELKQFVFLMLTYFDFELKNPDEKIPDIDTKRWGFGSMQPKRDIQFRYRLRF